Proteins encoded together in one Catellatospora citrea window:
- a CDS encoding MerR family transcriptional regulator, which yields MAGEDEGLSAGAVARRLGIAVTTLRTWHQRYGLGPSGHDPGHHRRYDADALARLETMRRLTAQGVPAAEAARVARSATADGIAQLAEPRPHTRDGGGHTVAVGRAGAQARGLARAAMRLDALTVRHLVQESVAEHGVVDAWQDLLVPVLVGIGTRHAATQRLIDVEHLVSRCVSEVFGGVRRPAPGSPVPVLLACADEEQHSLPLEAMAAALAERGVGARLLGARVPPRALLDAVRRTGPSIVVVWSHLPETADVATLRELLALPKRPPVIAAAGPGWPDDLPDGVLRPDTLDAALVLVAAVVAPA from the coding sequence GTGGCAGGCGAGGACGAAGGGCTGAGCGCGGGCGCCGTCGCCCGGCGCCTCGGCATCGCCGTCACCACCTTGCGCACCTGGCACCAGCGCTACGGCCTCGGCCCCAGCGGCCACGACCCCGGCCACCACCGCCGCTACGACGCCGACGCGCTGGCCCGCCTGGAGACCATGCGCCGGCTCACCGCCCAGGGCGTGCCGGCCGCCGAAGCCGCCCGCGTCGCCCGCTCCGCCACCGCCGACGGGATCGCCCAGCTCGCTGAGCCGCGCCCGCACACCCGCGACGGCGGCGGCCACACCGTCGCCGTCGGTCGGGCCGGTGCGCAGGCCCGCGGCCTGGCCCGCGCCGCCATGCGACTGGACGCGCTGACCGTGCGCCACCTGGTGCAGGAGTCCGTCGCCGAGCACGGCGTCGTCGACGCCTGGCAGGACCTGCTCGTGCCCGTGCTCGTCGGCATCGGCACCCGCCATGCCGCCACCCAGCGACTCATCGACGTCGAACATCTCGTCTCGCGCTGCGTCAGCGAGGTCTTCGGCGGCGTGCGCCGCCCCGCCCCCGGGTCGCCGGTGCCGGTGCTGCTGGCCTGCGCCGACGAGGAGCAGCACAGCCTGCCGCTGGAGGCGATGGCCGCCGCGCTGGCCGAACGCGGCGTGGGCGCCCGGCTGCTCGGCGCCCGCGTCCCCCCGCGCGCCCTGCTCGACGCCGTGCGCCGCACCGGCCCGTCCATCGTGGTCGTGTGGTCGCACCTGCCCGAGACCGCGGACGTGGCCACGCTACGTGAGCTGCTGGCGCTGCCCAAACGCCCGCCCGTGATCGCGGCCGCCGGCCCCGGCTGGCCCGACGACCTGCCCGACGGCGTACTCCGGCCCGACACCCTGGACGCTGCGCTGGTCCTCGTCGCCGCCGTCGTCGCGCCGGCCTGA
- a CDS encoding alpha/beta hydrolase, with product MRTPALEVREAATGSPRALVILLHGGVVDGYGRAHRGRAAYLRMLPFRRAMPDDVTVWRLRYRYHGWNGAAADPVRDLAWALDQARTRHPRLPVILVGHSMGARAALWGAGDPQVTAVCALAPWIEPGDPVEQLAGRTVLIAHGVADRITDPAASRRYAAAAEQAGAFVTFLDVTGDGHGMVRRARYWHRLVGDFVAARTPRPDTAPATSP from the coding sequence ATGCGCACACCGGCGCTGGAGGTTCGTGAGGCGGCGACAGGCAGCCCGCGGGCGCTGGTGATCCTGCTGCACGGCGGGGTGGTCGACGGATACGGCCGGGCCCATCGCGGCCGCGCCGCGTACCTGCGCATGCTCCCGTTCCGGCGGGCCATGCCCGACGACGTCACGGTGTGGCGGCTGCGCTACCGCTACCACGGCTGGAACGGCGCGGCAGCCGACCCGGTCCGCGACCTCGCCTGGGCTCTGGACCAGGCCCGCACCCGCCACCCGCGGCTGCCCGTCATCCTGGTCGGGCACTCGATGGGCGCCCGCGCCGCCCTGTGGGGCGCGGGCGATCCGCAGGTCACCGCCGTCTGCGCGCTCGCCCCGTGGATCGAGCCCGGCGACCCGGTCGAGCAGCTCGCCGGGCGTACCGTCCTCATCGCCCACGGCGTCGCCGACCGGATCACCGACCCGGCCGCCTCCCGCCGGTACGCCGCCGCGGCCGAGCAGGCCGGCGCGTTCGTCACCTTCCTCGACGTCACCGGCGACGGCCATGGCATGGTGCGCCGGGCCCGGTACTGGCACCGGCTGGTCGGCGATTTCGTGGCGGCCCGGACGCCCCGGCCGGACACCGCACCCGCGACGAGCCCCTGA
- a CDS encoding GlsB/YeaQ/YmgE family stress response membrane protein — MEITGIFTAIIIGLVIGVLGRLVLPGRQAIALWLTILIGVAAALLGTFVAGAFDVANTGGVDWLELLFQIGFAALGVALVAPIASRSSGD; from the coding sequence GTGGAAATCACCGGCATCTTCACCGCGATCATCATCGGTCTGGTCATCGGTGTGCTCGGTCGGCTGGTCCTGCCGGGCCGGCAGGCCATCGCACTGTGGCTGACCATCCTCATCGGCGTCGCCGCGGCGCTGCTGGGCACTTTCGTCGCCGGAGCCTTCGACGTGGCGAACACGGGCGGCGTCGACTGGCTGGAACTCCTCTTCCAGATCGGATTCGCGGCGCTGGGCGTCGCGCTGGTCGCGCCGATCGCCTCGCGGTCGAGCGGCGACTGA
- a CDS encoding cryptochrome/photolyase family protein has protein sequence MIMKTVVVLLTRDLRVHDHPALAASCANAERVVPLFVADPALAVPDNRRRFLLESLHDLRDGLRRRGGDLLVRAGDPVAEAVRTAREVGAEGIALTADVSAYAARRQERLARACARERLALKLFPGVTIVPAGEVTPSTGGDHYKVFTPYWRAWQARRWRGTVATPRKIHLPDGVTGDDPRTVLGDPKSESPSPMTGGEGEALRRVKAWQTKAAAYADRHDDLPGDATSRLSPYLHFGCLSPLALATTDGMPEAYLRQLCWRDFYHQLLAAFPKLGTQAFRPGAQEQWQDDPVALQAWQAGETGVPIVDAGMKQLAAEGWMHNRARLVTASYLTKSLGLDWRDGAAWYNRLLIDADVANNYGNWQWVAGTGTDTKPYRRFNPDRQAARFDPDGEYVRRWT, from the coding sequence ATGATCATGAAAACCGTCGTCGTACTGCTGACCCGTGATCTGCGCGTGCACGATCATCCCGCGCTGGCCGCCTCCTGCGCCAACGCTGAACGGGTGGTCCCGCTGTTCGTCGCCGACCCGGCGCTGGCCGTGCCGGACAATCGCCGCCGCTTCCTGCTGGAGAGCCTGCACGACCTGCGCGACGGCCTGCGCCGGCGCGGTGGCGACCTGCTGGTGCGCGCGGGCGACCCGGTCGCCGAGGCGGTGCGCACGGCCCGGGAGGTCGGCGCCGAGGGCATCGCGCTGACCGCCGACGTCTCCGCGTACGCCGCCCGCCGCCAGGAGCGGCTCGCCCGGGCCTGCGCGCGCGAGCGGCTCGCGCTCAAACTGTTCCCCGGCGTCACGATCGTCCCCGCGGGCGAGGTCACCCCGTCGACCGGCGGCGACCACTACAAGGTGTTCACCCCGTACTGGCGGGCCTGGCAGGCGCGGCGCTGGCGCGGCACCGTCGCCACCCCGCGGAAGATCCACCTGCCCGACGGTGTGACCGGCGACGACCCGCGCACCGTGCTCGGCGACCCGAAGAGCGAGTCGCCCAGCCCGATGACCGGCGGCGAGGGCGAGGCGCTGCGCCGCGTCAAGGCATGGCAGACCAAGGCCGCCGCGTACGCCGACCGGCACGACGACCTGCCCGGCGACGCCACCTCGCGACTGAGCCCGTACCTGCACTTCGGTTGCCTGTCCCCGCTCGCCCTGGCCACCACCGACGGCATGCCCGAGGCGTACCTGCGGCAGTTGTGCTGGCGCGACTTCTACCACCAGCTGCTGGCCGCGTTCCCGAAGCTCGGCACGCAGGCCTTCCGGCCGGGGGCGCAGGAGCAGTGGCAGGACGATCCGGTGGCGTTGCAGGCGTGGCAGGCCGGCGAGACCGGGGTGCCCATCGTGGACGCGGGCATGAAGCAGCTGGCCGCCGAGGGCTGGATGCACAACCGGGCCCGGCTGGTCACCGCGTCCTACCTGACCAAGTCCCTCGGGCTGGACTGGCGCGACGGTGCGGCCTGGTACAACAGGCTGCTCATCGACGCCGACGTGGCCAACAACTACGGCAACTGGCAGTGGGTGGCCGGGACCGGCACCGACACCAAGCCCTACCGCCGCTTCAACCCCGACCGGCAGGCCGCCCGCTTCGACCCCGACGGCGAGTATGTGCGCCGCTGGACCTGA